A genomic segment from Corylus avellana chromosome ca5, CavTom2PMs-1.0 encodes:
- the LOC132181358 gene encoding protein WVD2-like 7 isoform X4 yields MGDSACLMQPFSYTSGISNEANEGNPIHALGQSISFGRFMSESLAWEKWSSFSHNRYVEEAERYARPGSVAQKKAFFEAHYKKIAAQKAAALLEQENAAANNAPKPAEEEDLDHNISTHDLQMTSENSNEVVDQQPKVKAPYTEAYSTVHDNGYGSNAGMDIFEGGTVDEADLVSENQVLVENSLEVEQQSHLRDADNHKLNEMELGGTPQMKKPLVKSCISNQDSLGPMSKKKLPLSSSKSWIHKRASKLPSSPAKHTAPICPKKENNATPMSMKPAIDSVDKKRSPKSHHKSVNFTPIRELNRFTSKVIRKIESSRVGGSSSKASKDCSTPLRTPTMVSKNVEQMHPSATPWSEKRRARTPLDPSVSGSKTVGQKWRLLTTENKIQSPNLSTPFFFRTEERAARRKQKLEDKFNANEAQKVQLQTKLKEKAETEIRRLRQSLCFKARPLPSFYKERKEQPSEIKKVPLTHLQSPKLGRKPTRVMVETTSPLPPQKPSIKRSGSKHVHGKDSRIPTHSLTPQSVVDTHENKSPNIPMDSQNQRYYN; encoded by the exons ATGGGAGACTCAGCTTGTCTCATGCAACCATTTTCTTACACTTCTGGGATTTCCAATGAAGCAAATGAG GGAAACCCCATTCATGCTCTGGGGCAGTCAATCTCATTTGGGAGGTTCATGTCAGAGTCCTTAGCTTGGGAGAAATGGTCATCCTTCTCTCACAACCGCTATGTTGAAGAGGCCGAGAGGTACGCCCGGCCTGGCTCGGTGGCTCAGAAGAAAGCTTTCTTTGAAGCTCACTACAAGAAAATTGCAGCTCAAAAGGCGGCAGCCTTGCTTGAACAAGAAAATGCTGCAGCAAACAATGCCCCAAAACCAGCTGAAGAAGAAGATCTAGATCACAACATTAGTACCCATGATTTGCAGATGACGAGTGAAAACTCCAACGAGGTTGTTGACCAACAACCTAAGGTCAAGGCCCCATATACTGAGGCATATTCTACTGTCCATGACAATGGCTATGGTTCAAATGCTGGGATGGATATATTTGAAGGTGGTACTGTGGATGAAGCTGATCTGGTATCTGAAAACCAAGTTCTTGTGGAGAATTCTTTGGAAGTTGAACAACAGAGCCACCTTAGGGATGCTGATAATCACAAGCTAAATGAAATGGAGCTCGGTGGAACACCGCAAATGAAGAAACCCCTAGTGAAG AGTTGCATCTCTAATCAAGATTCTTTGGGGCCAATGAGCAAGAAGAAACTACCACTTTCTTCCTCAAAGTCATGGATTCATAAGAGAGCATCTAAGCTCCCATCTTCACCTGCCAAGCACACAGCTCCTATTTGTCccaagaaggaaaataatgCTACTCCAATGAGTATGAAGCCAGCAATAGACTCTGTGGATAAGAAGAGATCTCCTAAATCACATCATAAGTCAGTCAATTTCACTCCTATTAGAGAACTTAATAGATTCACTTCAAAAGTAATCCGGAagattgaaagttcaagagttggTGGTAGTTCTTCTAAGGCATCAAAAGATTGCTCGACTCCTTTGAGGACCCCAACTATG GTATCTAAAAATGTGGAACAAATGCATCCTTCGGCTACCCCTTGGTCAGAGAAGAGAAG GGCCAGAACACCACTTGATCCCTCAGTCTCTGGAAGTAAAACAGTCGGCCAAAAATGGCGCTTGCTCACAACCGA AAACAAAATCCAGTCTCCAAATTTATCCACCCCTTTCTTCTTCAGGACAGAGGAAAGAGCTGCTAGGAGAAAGCAG AAGCTAGAAGACAAATTCAATGCTAATGAGGCACAAAAAGTGCAGCTGCAAACAAAACTCAAG GAGAAAGCAGAAACAGAAATTAGAAGACTGCGCCAAAGCCTTTGCTTCAAAGCCAGGCCACTGCCTAGTTTttacaaggaaagaaaagagcAACCGAGTGAGATAAAGAAG GTTCCATTGACACATCTGCAGTCACCAAAACTAGGAAGAAAGCCCACTCGAGTCATGGTAGAGACTACATCCCCTCTTCCTCCTCAGAAGCCTTCAATCAAAAGAAGTGGCTCCAAACATGTCCATGGAAAGGATAGTCGAATTCCAACTCATTCTCTCACTCCACAATCTGTAGTGGATACTCATGAGAATAAATCTCCAAATATTCCCATGGATAGCCAGAACCAAAGATACTACAATTAG
- the LOC132181358 gene encoding protein WVD2-like 7 isoform X3, which yields MGDSACLMQPFSYTSGISNEANEGNPIHALGQSISFGRFMSESLAWEKWSSFSHNRYVEEAERYARPGSVAQKKAFFEAHYKKIAAQKAAALLEQENAAANNAPKPAEEEDLDHNISTHDLQMTSENSNEVVDQQPKVKAPYTEAYSTVHDNGYGSNAGMDIFEGGTVDEADLVSENQVLVENSLEVEQQSHLRDADNHKLNEMELGGTPQMKKPLVKSCISNQDSLGPMSKKKLPLSSSKSWIHKRASKLPSSPAKHTAPICPKKENNATPMSMKPAIDSVDKKRSPKSHHKSVNFTPIRELNRFTSKVIRKIESSRVGGSSSKASKDCSTPLRTPTMVSKNVEQMHPSATPWSEKRRARTPLDPSVSGSKTVGQKWRLLTTENKIQSPNLSTPFFFRTEERAARRKQARKLEDKFNANEAQKVQLQTKLKEKAETEIRRLRQSLCFKARPLPSFYKERKEQPSEIKKVPLTHLQSPKLGRKPTRVMVETTSPLPPQKPSIKRSGSKHVHGKDSRIPTHSLTPQSVVDTHENKSPNIPMDSQNQRYYN from the exons ATGGGAGACTCAGCTTGTCTCATGCAACCATTTTCTTACACTTCTGGGATTTCCAATGAAGCAAATGAG GGAAACCCCATTCATGCTCTGGGGCAGTCAATCTCATTTGGGAGGTTCATGTCAGAGTCCTTAGCTTGGGAGAAATGGTCATCCTTCTCTCACAACCGCTATGTTGAAGAGGCCGAGAGGTACGCCCGGCCTGGCTCGGTGGCTCAGAAGAAAGCTTTCTTTGAAGCTCACTACAAGAAAATTGCAGCTCAAAAGGCGGCAGCCTTGCTTGAACAAGAAAATGCTGCAGCAAACAATGCCCCAAAACCAGCTGAAGAAGAAGATCTAGATCACAACATTAGTACCCATGATTTGCAGATGACGAGTGAAAACTCCAACGAGGTTGTTGACCAACAACCTAAGGTCAAGGCCCCATATACTGAGGCATATTCTACTGTCCATGACAATGGCTATGGTTCAAATGCTGGGATGGATATATTTGAAGGTGGTACTGTGGATGAAGCTGATCTGGTATCTGAAAACCAAGTTCTTGTGGAGAATTCTTTGGAAGTTGAACAACAGAGCCACCTTAGGGATGCTGATAATCACAAGCTAAATGAAATGGAGCTCGGTGGAACACCGCAAATGAAGAAACCCCTAGTGAAG AGTTGCATCTCTAATCAAGATTCTTTGGGGCCAATGAGCAAGAAGAAACTACCACTTTCTTCCTCAAAGTCATGGATTCATAAGAGAGCATCTAAGCTCCCATCTTCACCTGCCAAGCACACAGCTCCTATTTGTCccaagaaggaaaataatgCTACTCCAATGAGTATGAAGCCAGCAATAGACTCTGTGGATAAGAAGAGATCTCCTAAATCACATCATAAGTCAGTCAATTTCACTCCTATTAGAGAACTTAATAGATTCACTTCAAAAGTAATCCGGAagattgaaagttcaagagttggTGGTAGTTCTTCTAAGGCATCAAAAGATTGCTCGACTCCTTTGAGGACCCCAACTATG GTATCTAAAAATGTGGAACAAATGCATCCTTCGGCTACCCCTTGGTCAGAGAAGAGAAG GGCCAGAACACCACTTGATCCCTCAGTCTCTGGAAGTAAAACAGTCGGCCAAAAATGGCGCTTGCTCACAACCGA AAACAAAATCCAGTCTCCAAATTTATCCACCCCTTTCTTCTTCAGGACAGAGGAAAGAGCTGCTAGGAGAAAGCAGGCAAGG AAGCTAGAAGACAAATTCAATGCTAATGAGGCACAAAAAGTGCAGCTGCAAACAAAACTCAAG GAGAAAGCAGAAACAGAAATTAGAAGACTGCGCCAAAGCCTTTGCTTCAAAGCCAGGCCACTGCCTAGTTTttacaaggaaagaaaagagcAACCGAGTGAGATAAAGAAG GTTCCATTGACACATCTGCAGTCACCAAAACTAGGAAGAAAGCCCACTCGAGTCATGGTAGAGACTACATCCCCTCTTCCTCCTCAGAAGCCTTCAATCAAAAGAAGTGGCTCCAAACATGTCCATGGAAAGGATAGTCGAATTCCAACTCATTCTCTCACTCCACAATCTGTAGTGGATACTCATGAGAATAAATCTCCAAATATTCCCATGGATAGCCAGAACCAAAGATACTACAATTAG
- the LOC132181358 gene encoding protein WVD2-like 7 isoform X1: MGDSACLMQPFSYTSGISNEANEGNPIHALGQSISFGRFMSESLAWEKWSSFSHNRYVEEAERYARPGSVAQKKAFFEAHYKKIAAQKAAALLEQENAAANNAPKPAEEEDLDHNISTHDLQMTSENSNEVVDQQPKVKAPYTEAYSTVHDNGYGSNAGMDIFEGGTVDEADLVSENQVLVENSLEVEQQSHLRDADNHKLNEMELGGTPQMKKPLVKSCISNQDSLGPMSKKKLPLSSSKSWIHKRASKLPSSPAKHTAPICPKKENNATPMSMKPAIDSVDKKRSPKSHHKSVNFTPIRELNRFTSKVIRKIESSRVGGSSSKASKDCSTPLRTPTMVSKNVEQMHPSATPWSEKRRARTPLDPSVSGSKTVGQKWRLLTTDCSKYLSACRNKIQSPNLSTPFFFRTEERAARRKQARKLEDKFNANEAQKVQLQTKLKEKAETEIRRLRQSLCFKARPLPSFYKERKEQPSEIKKVPLTHLQSPKLGRKPTRVMVETTSPLPPQKPSIKRSGSKHVHGKDSRIPTHSLTPQSVVDTHENKSPNIPMDSQNQRYYN; encoded by the exons ATGGGAGACTCAGCTTGTCTCATGCAACCATTTTCTTACACTTCTGGGATTTCCAATGAAGCAAATGAG GGAAACCCCATTCATGCTCTGGGGCAGTCAATCTCATTTGGGAGGTTCATGTCAGAGTCCTTAGCTTGGGAGAAATGGTCATCCTTCTCTCACAACCGCTATGTTGAAGAGGCCGAGAGGTACGCCCGGCCTGGCTCGGTGGCTCAGAAGAAAGCTTTCTTTGAAGCTCACTACAAGAAAATTGCAGCTCAAAAGGCGGCAGCCTTGCTTGAACAAGAAAATGCTGCAGCAAACAATGCCCCAAAACCAGCTGAAGAAGAAGATCTAGATCACAACATTAGTACCCATGATTTGCAGATGACGAGTGAAAACTCCAACGAGGTTGTTGACCAACAACCTAAGGTCAAGGCCCCATATACTGAGGCATATTCTACTGTCCATGACAATGGCTATGGTTCAAATGCTGGGATGGATATATTTGAAGGTGGTACTGTGGATGAAGCTGATCTGGTATCTGAAAACCAAGTTCTTGTGGAGAATTCTTTGGAAGTTGAACAACAGAGCCACCTTAGGGATGCTGATAATCACAAGCTAAATGAAATGGAGCTCGGTGGAACACCGCAAATGAAGAAACCCCTAGTGAAG AGTTGCATCTCTAATCAAGATTCTTTGGGGCCAATGAGCAAGAAGAAACTACCACTTTCTTCCTCAAAGTCATGGATTCATAAGAGAGCATCTAAGCTCCCATCTTCACCTGCCAAGCACACAGCTCCTATTTGTCccaagaaggaaaataatgCTACTCCAATGAGTATGAAGCCAGCAATAGACTCTGTGGATAAGAAGAGATCTCCTAAATCACATCATAAGTCAGTCAATTTCACTCCTATTAGAGAACTTAATAGATTCACTTCAAAAGTAATCCGGAagattgaaagttcaagagttggTGGTAGTTCTTCTAAGGCATCAAAAGATTGCTCGACTCCTTTGAGGACCCCAACTATG GTATCTAAAAATGTGGAACAAATGCATCCTTCGGCTACCCCTTGGTCAGAGAAGAGAAG GGCCAGAACACCACTTGATCCCTCAGTCTCTGGAAGTAAAACAGTCGGCCAAAAATGGCGCTTGCTCACAACCGA TTGTTCAAAATATTTGAGTGCATGCAGAAACAAAATCCAGTCTCCAAATTTATCCACCCCTTTCTTCTTCAGGACAGAGGAAAGAGCTGCTAGGAGAAAGCAGGCAAGG AAGCTAGAAGACAAATTCAATGCTAATGAGGCACAAAAAGTGCAGCTGCAAACAAAACTCAAG GAGAAAGCAGAAACAGAAATTAGAAGACTGCGCCAAAGCCTTTGCTTCAAAGCCAGGCCACTGCCTAGTTTttacaaggaaagaaaagagcAACCGAGTGAGATAAAGAAG GTTCCATTGACACATCTGCAGTCACCAAAACTAGGAAGAAAGCCCACTCGAGTCATGGTAGAGACTACATCCCCTCTTCCTCCTCAGAAGCCTTCAATCAAAAGAAGTGGCTCCAAACATGTCCATGGAAAGGATAGTCGAATTCCAACTCATTCTCTCACTCCACAATCTGTAGTGGATACTCATGAGAATAAATCTCCAAATATTCCCATGGATAGCCAGAACCAAAGATACTACAATTAG
- the LOC132181358 gene encoding protein WVD2-like 7 isoform X2 — protein sequence MGDSACLMQPFSYTSGISNEANEGNPIHALGQSISFGRFMSESLAWEKWSSFSHNRYVEEAERYARPGSVAQKKAFFEAHYKKIAAQKAAALLEQENAAANNAPKPAEEEDLDHNISTHDLQMTSENSNEVVDQQPKVKAPYTEAYSTVHDNGYGSNAGMDIFEGGTVDEADLVSENQVLVENSLEVEQQSHLRDADNHKLNEMELGGTPQMKKPLVKSCISNQDSLGPMSKKKLPLSSSKSWIHKRASKLPSSPAKHTAPICPKKENNATPMSMKPAIDSVDKKRSPKSHHKSVNFTPIRELNRFTSKVIRKIESSRVGGSSSKASKDCSTPLRTPTMVSKNVEQMHPSATPWSEKRRARTPLDPSVSGSKTVGQKWRLLTTDCSKYLSACRNKIQSPNLSTPFFFRTEERAARRKQKLEDKFNANEAQKVQLQTKLKEKAETEIRRLRQSLCFKARPLPSFYKERKEQPSEIKKVPLTHLQSPKLGRKPTRVMVETTSPLPPQKPSIKRSGSKHVHGKDSRIPTHSLTPQSVVDTHENKSPNIPMDSQNQRYYN from the exons ATGGGAGACTCAGCTTGTCTCATGCAACCATTTTCTTACACTTCTGGGATTTCCAATGAAGCAAATGAG GGAAACCCCATTCATGCTCTGGGGCAGTCAATCTCATTTGGGAGGTTCATGTCAGAGTCCTTAGCTTGGGAGAAATGGTCATCCTTCTCTCACAACCGCTATGTTGAAGAGGCCGAGAGGTACGCCCGGCCTGGCTCGGTGGCTCAGAAGAAAGCTTTCTTTGAAGCTCACTACAAGAAAATTGCAGCTCAAAAGGCGGCAGCCTTGCTTGAACAAGAAAATGCTGCAGCAAACAATGCCCCAAAACCAGCTGAAGAAGAAGATCTAGATCACAACATTAGTACCCATGATTTGCAGATGACGAGTGAAAACTCCAACGAGGTTGTTGACCAACAACCTAAGGTCAAGGCCCCATATACTGAGGCATATTCTACTGTCCATGACAATGGCTATGGTTCAAATGCTGGGATGGATATATTTGAAGGTGGTACTGTGGATGAAGCTGATCTGGTATCTGAAAACCAAGTTCTTGTGGAGAATTCTTTGGAAGTTGAACAACAGAGCCACCTTAGGGATGCTGATAATCACAAGCTAAATGAAATGGAGCTCGGTGGAACACCGCAAATGAAGAAACCCCTAGTGAAG AGTTGCATCTCTAATCAAGATTCTTTGGGGCCAATGAGCAAGAAGAAACTACCACTTTCTTCCTCAAAGTCATGGATTCATAAGAGAGCATCTAAGCTCCCATCTTCACCTGCCAAGCACACAGCTCCTATTTGTCccaagaaggaaaataatgCTACTCCAATGAGTATGAAGCCAGCAATAGACTCTGTGGATAAGAAGAGATCTCCTAAATCACATCATAAGTCAGTCAATTTCACTCCTATTAGAGAACTTAATAGATTCACTTCAAAAGTAATCCGGAagattgaaagttcaagagttggTGGTAGTTCTTCTAAGGCATCAAAAGATTGCTCGACTCCTTTGAGGACCCCAACTATG GTATCTAAAAATGTGGAACAAATGCATCCTTCGGCTACCCCTTGGTCAGAGAAGAGAAG GGCCAGAACACCACTTGATCCCTCAGTCTCTGGAAGTAAAACAGTCGGCCAAAAATGGCGCTTGCTCACAACCGA TTGTTCAAAATATTTGAGTGCATGCAGAAACAAAATCCAGTCTCCAAATTTATCCACCCCTTTCTTCTTCAGGACAGAGGAAAGAGCTGCTAGGAGAAAGCAG AAGCTAGAAGACAAATTCAATGCTAATGAGGCACAAAAAGTGCAGCTGCAAACAAAACTCAAG GAGAAAGCAGAAACAGAAATTAGAAGACTGCGCCAAAGCCTTTGCTTCAAAGCCAGGCCACTGCCTAGTTTttacaaggaaagaaaagagcAACCGAGTGAGATAAAGAAG GTTCCATTGACACATCTGCAGTCACCAAAACTAGGAAGAAAGCCCACTCGAGTCATGGTAGAGACTACATCCCCTCTTCCTCCTCAGAAGCCTTCAATCAAAAGAAGTGGCTCCAAACATGTCCATGGAAAGGATAGTCGAATTCCAACTCATTCTCTCACTCCACAATCTGTAGTGGATACTCATGAGAATAAATCTCCAAATATTCCCATGGATAGCCAGAACCAAAGATACTACAATTAG